Proteins encoded in a region of the Suncus etruscus isolate mSunEtr1 chromosome 1, mSunEtr1.pri.cur, whole genome shotgun sequence genome:
- the NOTUM gene encoding palmitoleoyl-protein carboxylesterase NOTUM: MGRGARALLLLLLGLLPWAGGGQARKTWRRRGPPPPPPPPEPAPAPEPPVESFPLDFTAVEGNMDSFMAQVKNLAQSLYPCSTQRQRQDLRLHLLLNSSVTCNDGSPAGYYLRESKGSRRWLVFLEGGWYCFNRENCASRFDSMRRLMSSKDWPHSRIGTGILSSQPEENPHWWNANMVFIPYCSSDVWSGSSSRSAKSEFAFMGALIVQEVVRELLDLGLSGAKVLLLAGSSAGGTGVLLNVDRVADQLAQLGYPGIQVRGLADSGWFLDNQQYRRTDCVDTITCAPTEAIRLGIRYWNGQVPERCRRQFKEGEEWNCFFGYKVYPTLRCPVFVVQWLFDEAQLTVDNVHIPGQSLQEDQWLYMQNVGHELRHTFKDVSAGFAPACLSHEIILRSYWMDVQVKGTSLPRALHCWDRSFHEAYRDSQAALKGCPMHLVDSCPWPHCNPSCPTVRDQLTGQEMNVAQFLMHLGVDLQTLAQQQGLEPSKLLGMLSSGR; this comes from the exons ATGGGCCGAGGGGCGCgcgcgctgctgctgctgctgctcggcCTGCTGCCCTGGGCCGGGGGCGGCCAGGCCAGGAAGACCTGGAGGCGCCGGggcccgccgccgcccccgccgccgcccgaGCCGGCGCCCGCCCCCGAGCCGCCGGTGGAGAGCTTCCCGCTGGACTTCACGGCCGTGGAGGGCAACATGGACAGCTTCATGGCGCAGGTCAAGAACCTGGCGCAGTCGCTCTACCCGTGCTCCACGCAGCGGCAGCGCCAGGACCTGCGCCTGCACCTCCTGCTCAACTCGTCGGTGACCTGCAACGACGGCAGCCCCGCCGG CTACTACCTGCGGGAGTCCAAGGGCAGCCGGCGCTGGCTGGTGTTCCTGGAAG GCGGCTGGTACTGCTTCAACCGTGAGAATTGCGCCTCGCGCTTTGACTCTATGCGGCGCCTCATGAGCTCCAAGGACTGGCCGCACTCCCGAATAG GTACCGGCATCCTGTCCTCGCAGCCCGAGGAGAACCCGCACTGGTGGAATGCCAACATGGT CTTCATCCCCTACTGCTCCAGCGATGTGTGGAGCGGCTCATCCTCCAGGTCTGCGAAGA GCGAGTTCGCGTTCATGGGCGCCCTGATCGTCCAGGAGGTGGTGCGGGAGCTCCTGGACCTGGGGCTGAGCGGGGCCAAGGTGCTGCTGCTGGCGGGGAGCAG CGCGGGGGGCACCGGGGTGCTCCTGAACGTGGACCGCGTGGCCGACCAGCTGGCGCAGCTGGGCTACCCGGGCATCCAGGTGCGGGGCCTGGCCGACTCGGGCTGGTTCCTGGACAACCAGCAGTACCGCCGCACGGATTGCGTGGACACCATCACCTGCGCGCCCACCGAAGCCATCCGCCTGGGCATCAG GTACTGGAACGGGCAGGTTCCGGAGCGCTGCAGGCGCCAGTTCAAGGAGGGCGAGGAGTGGAACTGCTTCTTCGGCTACAAAGTTTACCCGACGCTGCGCT GCCCCGTGTTCGTGGTGCAGTGGCTGTTTGATGAGGCCCAGCTGACCGTGGACAACGTGCACATCCCTGGCCAGTCACTGCAGGAAGACCAGTGGCTGTACATGCAGAACGTGGGCCACGAGCTCAGACACACGTTCAAGGATGTGTC GGCCGGCTTTGCCCCTGCCTGCCTCTCCCACGAGATCATCCTCCGAAG CTACTGGATGGACGTGCAGGTGAAAGGAACCTCATTGCCGCGAGCGCTGCATTGCTGGGACCGGAGCTTTCACGAGGCCTACAGGGACAGCCAGGCGGCTCTGAAGGGCTGCCCCATGCACCTGGTGGACAGCTGCCCCTGGCCGCATTGCAATCCCTCCTGCCCCACCGTCCGCGACCAGCTCACGGGCCAGGAGATGAACGTGGCGCAGTTTCTCATGCACCTGGGCGTGGACCTGCAGACCCTGGCGCAGCAGCAGGGCCTGGAGCCCAGCAAGCTGTTGGGGATGTTGAGTAGTGGCCGCTAG